In one window of Tenacibaculum mesophilum DNA:
- a CDS encoding type 1 glutamine amidotransferase family protein, translating into MVSNTDYYVGTNIPTGNSFDEIVLAYKMFTEAGFNIDIISPKGGAIPLKYVDTSEKNKKKILV; encoded by the coding sequence GTGGTTTCTAATACAGATTATTATGTAGGTACTAATATACCAACAGGAAATAGTTTTGATGAAATAGTATTGGCTTATAAAATGTTTACGGAAGCTGGGTTTAATATAGATATTATTAGTCCCAAAGGAGGTGCAATTCCTTTAAAATATGTGGATACATCTGAAAAGAATAAGAAAAAAATACTTGTATGA
- a CDS encoding DJ-1/PfpI family protein, translating into MWIHLKRIRKKYLYDNDFMYALKTTKKTTEVHSSSYKAIYYVGGGSAMFNVPKNKEIQKIAMDIYEKQEGVISAVCHGTAGIVFLKKSDGEYVVKNKRVNGFPEDHEKKEKEYFKSFSFLIRKTVEDHRGKFFFSDVADEHLEVDGRLVTGQNPASVPKLVREVINIINSK; encoded by the coding sequence ATGTGGATACATCTGAAAAGAATAAGAAAAAAATACTTGTATGATAATGACTTTATGTATGCTTTAAAAACGACTAAAAAAACAACAGAAGTTCATTCGTCTAGCTATAAAGCAATTTATTATGTGGGAGGTGGAAGTGCTATGTTTAATGTACCTAAGAATAAGGAAATACAAAAAATAGCTATGGATATTTATGAAAAGCAAGAAGGTGTTATCAGTGCAGTGTGTCATGGTACTGCTGGAATTGTTTTTCTAAAGAAAAGTGACGGTGAGTATGTGGTAAAAAACAAGCGAGTAAATGGGTTTCCTGAAGATCATGAAAAGAAAGAAAAAGAATATTTTAAAAGTTTTTCTTTTTTAATAAGAAAAACAGTTGAAGATCATAGAGGAAAGTTCTTTTTTTCAGATGTAGCAGATGAACATCTAGAAGTGGATGGAAGGTTAGTAACTGGTCAAAATCCAGCGTCGGTACCTAAATTGGTAAGAGAGGTAATTAATATTATTAACTCCAAATAA
- the tsaD gene encoding tRNA (adenosine(37)-N6)-threonylcarbamoyltransferase complex transferase subunit TsaD, whose amino-acid sequence MSAKNIYILGIESSCDDTSASIICNGKVLSNIVANQEVHAKYGGVVPELASRAHQQNIVPVVQQAIEQAGITKNDLNAIAFTRGPGLMGSLLVGTSFAKSLALGLNIPLINVNHMQAHILAHFIDEEGSRIPPFPFVCLTISGGHTQIVKITNHFEMEILGETIDDAVGEAFDKSAKILGLPYPGGPLIDKYAQLGNPKAFKFTKPKVGDLEFSFSGLKTGILYFIQKNVKENPNFIKENLNDICASIQYTIIEILMDKLKNTIKQTGIKHIAIAGGVSANSEIRKRLILAEKHWGWTTYIPKFEYTTDNAAMIAIAGYLKYLKNDYSDISVTAKARLKVTE is encoded by the coding sequence TTGAGTGCAAAAAACATCTATATTTTAGGTATTGAGAGCTCTTGTGATGATACAAGTGCTTCAATAATTTGTAACGGAAAGGTATTAAGTAATATCGTAGCAAACCAAGAAGTACATGCTAAATATGGTGGTGTAGTTCCTGAATTAGCGTCAAGAGCACATCAACAAAACATTGTTCCTGTTGTGCAACAAGCTATTGAACAAGCTGGTATAACTAAAAACGATTTAAATGCAATTGCTTTTACTCGTGGCCCAGGGTTAATGGGCTCATTACTGGTTGGTACTTCTTTTGCTAAGTCTTTAGCCTTAGGGTTAAACATTCCTTTGATAAATGTTAACCATATGCAGGCACATATTTTAGCTCATTTTATTGATGAAGAAGGAAGTAGAATACCTCCTTTTCCATTCGTTTGTTTAACAATTAGCGGTGGACACACGCAAATTGTAAAAATTACCAATCATTTTGAAATGGAAATTTTAGGTGAAACAATTGACGATGCTGTTGGGGAAGCTTTTGATAAATCTGCTAAAATTTTAGGTCTGCCTTATCCAGGTGGACCTTTAATTGATAAATATGCGCAATTAGGAAACCCTAAAGCTTTTAAATTTACCAAGCCTAAAGTTGGTGACTTAGAATTTAGTTTTAGCGGATTAAAAACTGGAATCTTATACTTTATTCAAAAAAACGTAAAAGAAAACCCCAATTTCATCAAAGAAAACCTTAATGACATCTGTGCTTCTATTCAATACACTATTATTGAAATTTTGATGGATAAGCTTAAAAATACTATAAAACAAACTGGTATTAAGCACATAGCTATTGCTGGTGGTGTTTCTGCTAACTCAGAAATACGAAAACGTTTAATTTTAGCTGAAAAACATTGGGGATGGACAACATATATTCCAAAGTTTGAGTATACCACTGATAATGCTGCTATGATTGCCATTGCAGGGTATTTAAAATATTTAAAAAACGATTATTCAGATATTTCTGTAACAGCTAAAGCTCGTTTAAAAGTTACAGAGTAA
- a CDS encoding pyruvate dehydrogenase complex dihydrolipoamide acetyltransferase, with protein sequence MATIINMPRLSDTMEEGVVASWLKKVGDKVEEGDILAEIETDKATMEFESFHEGTLLHIGVQEGETAPVDSLLAIIGEEGEDFSALLNGNTSASAETKSEEPKTEEPKATSTNTAIPEGVKVVTMPRLSDTMTEGTVASWLKKVGDKVEEGDILAEIETDKATMEFESFNEGTLLHIGVQEGESAPVDSLLAIIGEAGTDVSSLVEAHKAGTLNNNSSEKQEEAPKAIEENKTETVATPVETASNNKGGRIFASPLAKKIAKDKGINLADIKGSGENGRIIKKDVENYSPTAKVEAPVATSTATTPSAVTNFTTAAGESIEEVKNSQMRKAIAKALANSKFSAPHFYLNIEVDMDNAIESRKIINQMPETKVSFNDMVVKASAMALRRHPQVNTTWNDDVTIYNKHINIGVAVAVPEGLVVPVLRNTDYMNINQIDIEVRQLASKARNKKLTPNEMQGSTFTVSNLGMFGIESFTSIINQPNSAILSVGAIVQKPVVKNGEIVVGNTMKLTLACDHRTVDGAVGAQFLQTLKTYLENPVTMLA encoded by the coding sequence ATGGCTACAATTATAAACATGCCTCGCTTAAGCGATACAATGGAAGAAGGAGTGGTAGCTTCTTGGTTAAAAAAAGTAGGTGATAAAGTTGAAGAAGGTGATATTTTAGCTGAAATCGAAACTGATAAAGCTACAATGGAATTCGAGTCTTTCCATGAAGGAACTTTATTACATATCGGAGTTCAAGAAGGCGAAACAGCTCCTGTTGATAGTTTATTAGCTATTATTGGTGAAGAAGGAGAAGATTTTTCAGCATTATTAAATGGAAACACTTCCGCTTCTGCTGAAACAAAATCAGAAGAACCTAAAACTGAAGAGCCCAAAGCAACATCTACAAATACTGCTATTCCTGAAGGAGTAAAAGTGGTAACCATGCCTCGTTTAAGTGATACAATGACTGAAGGTACCGTTGCTTCTTGGTTAAAAAAAGTAGGTGATAAAGTTGAAGAAGGTGATATTTTAGCTGAAATTGAAACTGATAAAGCTACAATGGAGTTCGAATCTTTCAATGAAGGTACTTTGTTACATATCGGTGTTCAAGAAGGTGAAAGTGCTCCTGTAGATAGTTTATTAGCTATCATTGGTGAAGCTGGTACTGATGTTTCATCATTAGTAGAAGCTCATAAAGCAGGTACTTTAAATAACAACTCTTCTGAAAAACAAGAAGAAGCTCCTAAAGCAATTGAAGAAAATAAAACAGAAACAGTAGCTACTCCAGTAGAAACTGCATCAAATAATAAAGGTGGACGTATTTTTGCTTCCCCTTTAGCTAAGAAAATTGCTAAAGACAAAGGAATTAATTTAGCAGATATTAAAGGTTCTGGAGAAAATGGTCGCATCATCAAAAAAGATGTTGAAAACTATAGTCCAACTGCTAAAGTTGAAGCTCCTGTAGCTACAAGTACAGCTACAACTCCATCAGCAGTAACTAATTTTACTACTGCAGCAGGTGAATCTATAGAGGAAGTTAAAAATTCTCAAATGCGTAAAGCTATTGCTAAAGCACTAGCTAATTCTAAATTCTCCGCTCCTCATTTCTACTTAAACATAGAGGTAGATATGGACAATGCTATTGAATCTAGAAAGATTATTAATCAGATGCCAGAAACAAAAGTATCTTTTAATGATATGGTGGTTAAAGCTTCTGCTATGGCATTGAGAAGACACCCTCAAGTTAATACTACTTGGAATGATGATGTAACAATATACAATAAACATATAAATATAGGTGTAGCCGTTGCTGTACCTGAAGGTTTAGTTGTACCTGTTCTTCGTAATACAGATTACATGAATATCAATCAAATAGATATTGAAGTTCGTCAATTAGCGTCAAAAGCTAGAAATAAAAAACTAACTCCTAACGAAATGCAAGGAAGTACGTTTACGGTATCTAACTTAGGAATGTTTGGTATTGAAAGCTTTACTTCAATTATCAATCAACCTAATTCTGCTATTTTATCGGTAGGTGCAATTGTACAAAAACCAGTAGTAAAAAACGGAGAAATAGTGGTTGGAAACACTATGAAGTTAACCTTAGCATGTGACCACAGAACGGTTGACGGTGCTGTTGGAGCTCAGTTTTTACAAACCTTAAAAACTTATTTAGAGAATCCAGTTACAATGTTAGCTTAA
- the pdhA gene encoding pyruvate dehydrogenase (acetyl-transferring) E1 component subunit alpha: MKKITKETYINWYRDMLFWRKFEDKLAAVYIQQKVRGFLHLYNGQEAVLAGSLHAMDLTKDKMITAYRNHVQPIGMGEDPKRVMAELYGKATGTSHGMGGSMHIFSKEYRFYGGHGIVGGQIPLGAGIAFGDKYKGSDAVTLCYFGDGAARQGSLHETFNMAMNWKLPVVFIVENNGYAMGTSVERTANHTDIWKLGLGYEMPCGPVDGMNPIKVAEAVDEAIQRARRGDGPTFLEMKTYRYRGHSMSDAQHYRTKDEVEEYKKIDPITQVLDVIKEKEYATEDEIKAIDKEVKDMVKECEKFAEDSPYPELNQLYDMVYEQEDYPFIKSK; encoded by the coding sequence ATGAAGAAAATCACCAAAGAAACCTATATCAATTGGTATAGAGACATGCTATTTTGGAGAAAATTCGAAGATAAGCTAGCTGCAGTTTACATTCAACAAAAAGTAAGAGGTTTTTTACACTTATACAACGGTCAAGAGGCTGTTTTAGCCGGTTCATTACATGCAATGGATTTGACTAAAGATAAAATGATTACTGCTTATCGTAATCACGTTCAACCAATTGGTATGGGTGAAGATCCAAAACGTGTTATGGCAGAGTTATATGGTAAAGCTACAGGTACTTCTCATGGTATGGGAGGTTCTATGCACATCTTCTCTAAAGAATACCGTTTCTATGGTGGTCACGGAATTGTAGGAGGACAAATTCCATTAGGTGCTGGTATCGCTTTTGGAGATAAATACAAAGGTAGCGATGCTGTTACTTTATGTTATTTTGGTGATGGAGCTGCACGTCAAGGTTCTTTACATGAAACTTTTAACATGGCTATGAACTGGAAATTACCAGTAGTATTTATTGTAGAAAATAATGGATATGCTATGGGAACTTCTGTCGAAAGAACTGCAAACCATACTGATATATGGAAATTAGGCTTAGGTTATGAAATGCCTTGTGGACCTGTTGATGGAATGAACCCTATCAAAGTAGCTGAAGCTGTAGATGAAGCTATTCAAAGAGCTCGTCGTGGTGATGGTCCTACTTTCTTAGAAATGAAAACATACCGATATAGAGGTCACTCTATGTCAGATGCTCAACATTATCGTACAAAAGACGAAGTTGAAGAGTATAAAAAAATAGATCCTATCACTCAAGTTTTAGATGTCATCAAAGAAAAAGAGTACGCTACAGAAGATGAGATCAAAGCAATTGATAAAGAAGTAAAAGATATGGTTAAGGAATGTGAAAAATTCGCAGAGGATTCTCCATATCCAGAGCTTAATCAATTATATGATATGGTATATGAACAAGAAGATTATCCATTTATAAAATCTAAGTAA
- a CDS encoding helix-turn-helix domain-containing protein: MPEKYSAKKIESDEVISLKLQLNALMGEQELYKNSDMKLSDISAKMGISSHKLSQFLNDNLGKSFAMFLNEYSIEEAKKLLKENHKITLENIGFEAGFSSKSNFYATFKKVVRQTPAQY; encoded by the coding sequence TTGCCTGAAAAATATTCAGCAAAAAAGATTGAAAGTGATGAAGTAATCTCTTTGAAATTACAATTAAATGCTTTGATGGGAGAGCAAGAGTTGTATAAGAATTCAGATATGAAGTTATCTGATATTTCAGCTAAAATGGGTATATCTTCTCATAAATTATCTCAATTTTTAAATGATAACTTAGGAAAAAGCTTTGCAATGTTTTTAAATGAGTATAGCATTGAGGAGGCGAAGAAACTATTGAAAGAGAATCATAAAATTACTTTAGAAAATATTGGTTTTGAAGCTGGTTTTTCTTCAAAATCAAACTTTTATGCTACCTTTAAAAAGGTTGTTAGGCAAACTCCAGCTCAATATTAA
- a CDS encoding M15 family metallopeptidase, whose translation MKWILSLFLLAALSIQSQKLPEGFTYIKEVSPTIQGELRYCHTNNFMGVPVNGYEENILIATTPTAKALKKVQNELANQKLGLKIYDAYRPQTAVNHFVKWARVMNDTLMKQQYYPEVNKRHLFKKGYISSKSGHSRGSTVDLTIIRLETGEELDMGSPYDFFGVSSHITYEKLTKQQKKNRQLLQTVMRKHGFRPYSKEWWHFTLRGEPFPKTFFDFPVK comes from the coding sequence ATGAAATGGATTTTATCGTTATTTTTACTTGCCGCTTTAAGCATTCAGTCTCAAAAATTACCTGAAGGTTTTACATATATAAAAGAAGTGTCTCCTACAATACAAGGGGAATTAAGATATTGTCATACTAACAACTTTATGGGGGTCCCTGTTAATGGATATGAAGAAAATATTCTTATAGCTACCACCCCTACTGCTAAAGCTTTAAAAAAAGTCCAAAATGAGTTAGCAAATCAAAAATTAGGTTTAAAAATTTATGATGCTTACCGTCCTCAAACAGCAGTAAATCATTTTGTAAAATGGGCTCGAGTAATGAATGATACATTAATGAAACAACAATACTATCCTGAGGTTAATAAACGTCATTTATTTAAAAAGGGATATATTTCTTCAAAATCTGGTCATTCAAGAGGAAGCACTGTAGATTTAACAATTATACGCCTAGAAACAGGCGAAGAGTTAGATATGGGAAGTCCGTATGACTTTTTTGGAGTTTCATCTCATATCACCTATGAAAAACTTACTAAACAACAAAAAAAGAACAGACAACTATTACAAACTGTGATGCGTAAACATGGTTTTAGACCTTACAGTAAAGAATGGTGGCATTTTACCCTAAGAGGAGAACCTTTCCCTAAAACCTTTTTTGATTTTCCTGTAAAATAA
- a CDS encoding LTA synthase family protein — protein sequence MTNFKNRILFSFTYYFLWVVYFLLARLLFLIYYFDKTSELSFITTLKTFVYGIQLDFSFAAYLAAIPFLIILLSIWIPRRIIGYIIKGYTFPILLVINLFMLTDISLYKFWGVRIDVTVLNYINTPKAMLASVSTLQLVGGLFAWGLLSVITIYCFNKILNKVLKKLNKKHFLETPIFLLLIASLIIPIRGGFANIPINQSNVYFSKNMFANHAAVNFIWNFANTITHKTDGKNPYVHYKKDIAKNIINKTKNQLLTANTDSILNTKKPNVILLIWESLSAKAVGALGGEPDVTINLNKLAKEGILFINFYGNGDRTDKGVPAILSGYYPQPTKSIMKIPYKARKLPILTKEMKKLGYNTSFYYGGDSNFGNMITYLRNGQIDKIVDGTEFDKENWNSKWGAHDHIFLDRFMKDLSSPTLKEPFFEVALTLTSHEPYEFPGEYKFGKSSVENLYRSAQAYTDKAIGKFIHKAKKQPWWNNTLVIILSDHGHPLPKHKGYFNSPKRFQIPMVWLGGALNKTGITVNNFSAQSDLAYTLTDILGGNPEKFQFGKNIFNNSENQYAHYVFNKGFGTVSKNGTFVYDYVSKKPVIQEGNYHPLDSLGRAISQNAYQDFLDK from the coding sequence ATGACTAATTTTAAAAATAGAATCTTATTTAGTTTTACATATTATTTTCTATGGGTAGTATACTTTTTACTTGCCCGTCTTTTATTTTTAATATATTATTTTGATAAAACCTCTGAATTAAGTTTTATCACTACGCTAAAAACATTCGTGTATGGTATTCAATTAGATTTTTCTTTTGCTGCATACTTGGCTGCTATTCCTTTTCTAATTATTTTGCTATCAATATGGATTCCTAGAAGAATTATTGGTTATATTATTAAAGGGTATACTTTCCCTATTCTTTTAGTTATTAACTTGTTTATGTTAACGGATATTTCCTTGTATAAATTCTGGGGAGTTCGTATAGATGTTACTGTCTTAAATTACATTAATACTCCTAAAGCAATGTTGGCTTCTGTAAGTACTTTACAATTAGTTGGCGGACTTTTTGCTTGGGGATTACTTTCGGTAATTACTATTTACTGTTTTAATAAGATATTGAACAAAGTTCTTAAAAAGTTGAATAAGAAGCATTTTTTAGAAACTCCTATATTTTTATTATTAATTGCTAGCTTAATAATTCCTATACGAGGTGGTTTTGCCAACATTCCTATTAATCAAAGTAACGTATACTTCTCTAAAAATATGTTTGCAAATCATGCTGCGGTAAATTTTATCTGGAACTTTGCTAATACAATTACTCATAAAACCGACGGCAAAAACCCGTATGTTCACTATAAAAAAGATATTGCTAAAAACATCATCAACAAAACTAAAAATCAGCTTTTAACAGCTAATACAGATTCTATCTTAAATACTAAAAAACCAAATGTCATTTTACTTATTTGGGAAAGTCTCTCTGCTAAAGCAGTTGGTGCATTAGGAGGTGAACCTGATGTTACTATAAACCTAAACAAACTAGCTAAAGAAGGTATTTTGTTTATTAATTTCTATGGAAATGGAGACAGGACAGATAAAGGGGTTCCTGCTATTTTAAGTGGCTATTATCCTCAGCCTACAAAAAGCATAATGAAAATTCCATACAAAGCAAGAAAGCTACCTATACTCACCAAAGAGATGAAAAAATTAGGGTACAATACTAGTTTTTATTATGGTGGGGATAGTAATTTTGGGAATATGATTACCTATTTACGTAATGGTCAAATAGATAAAATTGTTGATGGAACTGAATTTGACAAAGAAAACTGGAATTCGAAATGGGGAGCGCATGATCACATCTTTTTAGACCGATTTATGAAAGATTTATCTTCTCCTACCCTTAAAGAACCTTTTTTTGAAGTAGCTTTAACATTAACTAGTCACGAACCTTACGAGTTCCCTGGCGAATATAAATTTGGTAAAAGTTCTGTAGAAAATTTATACAGAAGTGCACAAGCATATACAGACAAAGCTATAGGTAAGTTTATTCACAAAGCTAAAAAACAACCTTGGTGGAATAACACTTTGGTTATTATTTTATCTGACCATGGACATCCATTACCTAAACACAAAGGTTATTTTAACTCCCCTAAAAGATTTCAAATTCCTATGGTTTGGTTAGGTGGTGCTCTTAACAAAACAGGTATTACTGTTAATAATTTTAGCGCTCAAAGTGATTTAGCATATACTTTAACTGACATATTAGGAGGTAATCCAGAAAAATTTCAATTTGGAAAAAATATTTTTAATAATTCTGAAAATCAATATGCACATTATGTGTTTAATAAAGGATTTGGTACAGTTTCTAAAAACGGAACCTTTGTATACGATTATGTAAGCAAAAAACCTGTAATACAAGAAGGTAATTACCACCCTTTAGATTCTTTAGGAAGAGCTATTAGTCAAAACGCTTATCAAGATTTTTTAGATAAATAA